Proteins from a single region of Syntrophorhabdaceae bacterium:
- a CDS encoding tetratricopeptide repeat protein, which produces LAPESSKHFLLEGDVYHELKRYDKALHAYSQAITYAEKERLASKWERRGHPRMLTWLSAQYGLFYIYMATRDYQRACTVMQEVIASFPDNPRHYVMMGDAYGMTGDIKRAKESFEHALKRDPDNPFAKKGYSKCVEILQRGQGSR; this is translated from the coding sequence CTGGCTCCTGAATCGAGCAAGCATTTTCTGCTGGAAGGCGATGTATACCACGAGCTGAAAAGGTACGATAAAGCGCTCCATGCATACAGCCAGGCCATTACCTATGCCGAGAAGGAGCGCCTCGCGAGCAAATGGGAGAGAAGGGGCCACCCACGCATGCTCACGTGGCTATCTGCGCAGTACGGCCTCTTTTATATTTATATGGCGACAAGAGACTACCAGCGGGCATGCACCGTAATGCAGGAGGTGATCGCCTCTTTCCCTGACAATCCCCGGCACTATGTCATGATGGGGGATGCCTATGGAATGACGGGTGATATTAAAAGGGCAAAAGAGTCGTTTGAACATGCGCTGAAAAGAGACCCCGATAACCCCTTTGCGAAGAAAGGTTATTCGAAATGCGTGGAAATCCTGCAGAGGGGACAGGGCAGCAGGTAG